From Campylobacter pinnipediorum subsp. caledonicus:
CTCAGTATAAAATCTCTTTTGAGTTGCTGTTTTAGAGGTTGGCACTTCCTCAATAGTAGTCGGAATTAATAAGCCCATTTTTGCATAATCAAAATCACCGGCAATTAAGACATCATCAAGACCGTATTTAGTGTTTAAAAATCTGTGTAATCTAAAATTAACTACCCCAAAATCAGTTTCTAAGCTTGTTACTCTTGTGTTGATTTTCTTTTCGCCCCCAAATTGTCTAGTAGCCATTTTATTAATAGCTTGTTTTAAACTAGCACCGATAAAAACATCTTTTGGAGTTGCACCACTATCCCATATCTTTTGTAAAATAGTATTTAGCTCTTTCTCTGTTAAAGGTGTTTTTGTGCCTTGCCAATTTTGTGAGTTGTCAAAAGCCAAAACATTGCCCCTAGCACCACTTGTAAATGCACTCGCCCCTTTTGCTAAGTAGTAAAACAATCCTGCCATTTCAGCCGGTGTTTCATCAGCTCTTGTTGTTGGTTTTAAAAATACACTTTGTTTAGCGTCGCTATTTCTACCTAAGCCCAAAAGTGCATACTCAATATCTAGTTTATGCTCTTTTGTTTTCTTGCCTAATTCGTGTTGTAACTCTTTTCCGCCATAGGTTTTAACAGCTTGCATAGTTTTAGAAACCATTACATCAGTTGTAAATATTTGAGTTGAGTTTGTAACGCTTTGTTTAGTTGATTTTGCTGCACCTGTAAAGTCGCTTATCTCTTTTTGAGCATTTTTCTTTGGGTCTGCCAAGCTATCTACTATCCAACTATGTGTGATACCTGATACTTTGCTTTTACCTATAAGTGATAATAAAGGTGTGTCTTCAGCACCTACCATAATGATTTTGTCATAAACTGATGGGACTAAGCCCTCTCTTCTTGTGGCTGGGTTTTGAAACCCTGTTGAAGTTATTGCCATTTCGTTTCCTTTGTTGTTAAATTTCAACAACTTTAACGAATAAGGCAGTCCAAAAACTACCCAATTTTTGGACTTTTAAAAGAAAAATAGCGTTAAATTAAAAATTCATAATGATTAATTCTTTACGAGCTGTTTTGTTCTTAATTTCATTTAGTTTCCTTTTCTTTGTTTTCTATGCCTAAATCTTTCGCTAATTGTGTAATTGCACCTTTACTTAGCTTTCTTTGTTTTGCTTTATCAAGTAAAAATTTCCTCATTGCTACCGATTTTCTTGCCAAATTTCGCTCAAAATCTGTTAAATCATTTTCGGTTATATCTGCCAAACTATCGGCTAATATTTTGGTTATATTCCTAACCTCTTTGCCTTCTTGGTTTTTTTGTGGTATAATTCTTTTAGCAGATGAATGTGCTTTAGCACCAGTCCCAGTTCCATTATTGGAAGTGATAGGTAAGGACGCCCTATCCATCTGCCTTTTAATTAATCTCTTAATTTCTTTTTTATTTGAGCTTCTTAAAGCGTGAACTATAAGATTTACATCCTCTTTGTTTCTTTGAATCCCTATATACCCTGTCTTATTGTCTTTCAGTTTTTTTAATAAGATAGCATTGTCTTCATTGCTCCCATCTAAGAAATGTGTTGGGTTGTTTTTGATTGCGTAAATAAGCCTAGCCACGTCTCCTTGTGTTTTAAACACGTTGGGATGTTTTTCTCTTAATTTGTCTAAATTTGTCTGTATTGGCGTATCGTTTATTTTTGCTTTTTCTCTAACATTTTTTGGTACATCAAACAGAGTATTTTTGTATTCAAGAACCCCGTTCTGCATAGTA
This genomic window contains:
- a CDS encoding SU10 major capsid protein, producing the protein MAITSTGFQNPATRREGLVPSVYDKIIMVGAEDTPLLSLIGKSKVSGITHSWIVDSLADPKKNAQKEISDFTGAAKSTKQSVTNSTQIFTTDVMVSKTMQAVKTYGGKELQHELGKKTKEHKLDIEYALLGLGRNSDAKQSVFLKPTTRADETPAEMAGLFYYLAKGASAFTSGARGNVLAFDNSQNWQGTKTPLTEKELNTILQKIWDSGATPKDVFIGASLKQAINKMATRQFGGEKKINTRVTSLETDFGVVNFRLHRFLNTKYGLDDVLIAGDFDYAKMGLLIPTTIEEVPTSKTATQKRFYTEGCLEVRNADAFCIGVGLRA